In Niallia sp. FSL W8-0635, one genomic interval encodes:
- a CDS encoding alpha-glucosidase/alpha-galactosidase, with protein MSKITFLGAGSTVFAKNVLGDCMFVDALDDFEFALFDIDKQRLEDSEQMLNNLKESLGKNIQIKAYTDRKESLRGAKYVINAIQVGGYKPSTVIDFEIPKKYGLRQTIADTVGIGGIFRNLRTIPVMLDFAKDMEEVCPDALFMNYTNPMAVLTGVMNRFTSIKTIGLCHSVQVCTKDLFEALGMDRTGVKEKIAGINHMAWLLEVSKDGVDLYPEIKRRARELQKTKHGDMVRFELMDKFGYYITESSEHNAEYHPYFIKSRYPELIERFHIPLDEYPRRCEKQINDWVAMREDLVNNKSLNHVRSREYGSHIIEAIETDVPFKFGGNVLNTGRLISNLPEKACVEVPCIADRSGITPTYVGDLPEQLAALNRTNINTQLLTIEAAMTLKKEYIYQAAMLDPHTAAELSMDDIISLCDDLIEAHGDWLPNFNSETSIVVTK; from the coding sequence ATGTCTAAAATTACATTTCTTGGTGCAGGAAGTACGGTATTTGCGAAAAATGTTTTAGGTGATTGCATGTTTGTTGACGCATTAGATGATTTTGAATTTGCGTTATTTGATATTGATAAACAGCGTTTAGAGGATTCTGAACAAATGCTGAATAATTTAAAGGAAAGCCTTGGAAAAAATATTCAAATTAAAGCATATACAGATCGGAAAGAATCCTTGAGAGGAGCAAAATATGTAATTAACGCGATTCAAGTAGGGGGCTATAAGCCGAGTACAGTAATTGATTTTGAGATACCGAAAAAGTATGGCTTAAGACAAACCATTGCGGATACAGTTGGAATCGGGGGGATATTCCGAAACTTAAGAACGATTCCCGTTATGCTTGATTTTGCAAAAGACATGGAAGAGGTTTGTCCTGATGCCTTATTCATGAATTATACCAATCCAATGGCGGTGTTGACAGGCGTCATGAATCGTTTTACATCTATTAAAACGATTGGCCTATGTCATAGTGTGCAAGTATGTACAAAGGACTTATTTGAAGCATTGGGGATGGATCGAACTGGTGTAAAGGAGAAAATTGCCGGAATCAACCACATGGCTTGGCTCCTTGAAGTAAGTAAGGATGGTGTTGATTTATATCCTGAAATTAAGAGAAGAGCTCGCGAATTACAAAAAACAAAGCATGGTGATATGGTTCGTTTTGAATTGATGGATAAATTTGGTTATTATATAACAGAATCATCTGAGCATAATGCAGAATATCACCCATACTTTATTAAATCTCGCTATCCTGAATTAATTGAGCGTTTCCATATTCCGTTAGATGAATATCCGCGTCGCTGTGAAAAACAAATCAATGATTGGGTAGCGATGCGAGAGGATTTAGTAAACAATAAGTCGTTGAATCATGTACGTTCTCGTGAATACGGTTCCCATATCATTGAGGCGATTGAAACGGACGTTCCCTTTAAATTTGGCGGTAATGTTTTAAATACAGGAAGACTGATCAGTAATCTACCTGAGAAAGCTTGTGTCGAGGTGCCATGTATTGCCGATCGTAGTGGAATTACTCCAACCTATGTAGGTGATCTTCCTGAGCAGCTTGCAGCATTAAACCGCACTAATATTAATACGCAATTGCTGACCATTGAAGCGGCAATGACGTTGAAAAAAGAATATATTTATCAAGCTGCCATGCTTGACCCTCATACAGCTGCTGAATTATCAATGGATGACATTATCTCCTTATGTGATGATTTAATCGAAGCACATGGTGACTGGCTGCCGAATTTTAATAGTGAAACTAGCATTGTTGTTACAAAATAG
- a CDS encoding FlxA-like family protein codes for MINSISSTTAGSISTSNRSSDVTNQMKALESQKQQLQSQQTQIEQNETIQEEEREKQIEQLKKQIAEIEEQIQALQNQKSEASSSNSVSKIQQDNVLISREAYSLFQDSKKETENDQN; via the coding sequence ATGATTAATTCTATTTCAAGTACAACAGCAGGATCCATTAGCACAAGCAATCGTTCCTCCGATGTAACAAATCAAATGAAAGCATTAGAAAGTCAAAAACAGCAATTACAATCACAACAAACACAAATTGAGCAAAATGAAACGATTCAAGAAGAAGAAAGAGAAAAACAAATTGAACAGCTAAAAAAGCAGATCGCTGAAATAGAAGAACAGATTCAAGCACTCCAGAATCAAAAATCAGAGGCAAGTAGTTCCAATTCGGTTTCAAAAATACAGCAAGATAATGTGCTCATTAGTAGGGAAGCATATTCTTTATTCCAGGATTCAAAAAAAGAAACGGAAAACGATCAGAACTAG
- a CDS encoding small acid-soluble spore protein P, translated as MNKNDSKDMRRNAPKGNQSGQPEPLSGSKKVKNRNHTRQKHNSHHDM; from the coding sequence ATGAACAAAAATGATAGCAAAGATATGCGCAGAAACGCACCAAAAGGTAATCAATCTGGTCAGCCCGAGCCTCTTAGTGGTAGCAAAAAAGTGAAGAACCGTAATCATACGAGACAAAAGCATAACAGCCATCACGATATGTAA